The region CCTTCTCCGATATGAAGTCGCTGAACAAGGAAGGCAGCCGGGTGATTATCCGGGCCGACGGCGTCTGGCTGACGGATTCGGAAGGCAACAGGATCCTCGACGGCATGGCCGGGCTGTGGTGCGTGCAGGTCGGTCACGGCCGCAAGGAAATCGCCGACGCCGTCTACAGGCAGATGAACGAGCTCGCCTATTACAACACCTTCTTCAAGACGACCCATCCTCCCGTCATCGCCCTGTCGGAAAAGCTGGCAAAGCTCGCGCCCGATCACATCAACACCGTGTTCTATTGCTCTTCCGGCTCGGAAGCCAACGACACGGTGTTCCGCATGGTGCGCACCTACTGGGACAAGATGGGCAAGCCGGACAAGAAGGTTATCATCGGCCGCTGGAACGGCTATCACGGCTCCACGCTGGCCGGCACCAGCCTCGGCGGCATGAAGGGCATGCACGCCCAGGGCGACCTTCCGGTCCCGGGCGTCCACCACATCGACCAGCCCTACTGGTTCGGCGAAGGCCATGAGATGAGCCCGGACGAGTTCGGCGTCCATGCCGCACGCAAGCTGGAACAGGCCATCGACGAGATCGGCGAAGACAAGATCGCCGCTTTCATCGCCGAGCCGATCCAGGGCGCCGGCGGCGTCATCATTCCGCCGGAAACCTACTGGCCTGAGATCCGCCGCATCCTCAAGGAACGCGACATCCTGTTCGTGTCCGACGAAGTGATCTGCGGCTTCGGCCGTCTCGGCGAATGGTTCGGGTCGACCCATTACGGGATGGAGGCCGACCTGATGCCGATCGCCAAGGGTCTCACTTCCGGCTACCTGCCCATGGGCGGCGTCATGGTGTCCGACCGGGTGGCGGAAGGCCTGATGCTTGCCGGCGAAGAGTTCTACCACGGCTACACCTATTCAGGTCATCCGGCCTGCGCGGCGGCCGCGCTCGCCAATCTGGAGATCATTGAACGCGAAGGCCTCGTGGAGCGGGTCAAGTCCGACATCGGACCTTACCTCAAGGAGCGCTGGCTGAAGCTCGGCGATCACCCGCTGGTCGGCGAAGCCCGCATGACCGGCCTTGTCGGTGCGCTGGAACTTGTGCCGGACAAGAAGAACCCGCACAAACCGTTCCGCGAAGTCGGCGCCGCCGGCGTCATCTGCCGCGACACATCCTTCGGCAACGGCATGGTCATGCGCGCCGTGCGCGACAGCATGATCATCTCGCCGCCGCTGGTCCTGACGCACGAGGAAGCCGATTTCCTCGTCGCGACGGTGGAAAAGACGCTCGACGACACCTACCGGACCCTGATGCGCGACGGCTGGCTGGGCTGATTCCCCGCCTGCCGTCATGGCGGCAGGCCTTGTCCCTTTCCGTCATCCGGACCGATTTTCTTCACGCCCACTGTCGGCTAAGCTGCCGCCCGCACGTTCCTTGGTCAGCGCCAGGGCACCGGAGGATTGGACATGCTGTTTTCTGTATTGATTTACGCCAACGAGGATTTCATCGACGCGCTCAGCTCCGAGGAGCGAGAGGCGCTTTTGAAAAAGCACCGCACCTTTCACGAACACACCAAGGCCAACAGGAATTTCGCCGCGGCCAGCAAGCTGATGTCGACCGGAACCTCCGTCACCATCAGCCGCGAAAGCGGCGACTATGTCGTCACGGACGGTCCCTTTACCGAAACCAAGGAACAGTTCCTGGGCTTTTACCTGATCGACTGCGCGACGCTGGAAGAAGCCATCGAGGCGGTGAAACTGCTGCCGCTCGACCATGGACGTATCGAGGTTCGTCCTGTCGACTTTTTCGAGGGGTCCGATTTCAGGAATGGCGAACGCCTGGTTATCAACGCATCTTAGGGCTGCCCGCCCCCGCGTTCTGGCTGCCCTGAACCGCGCCTTCGGCGATCTCGATCTTGCCGAGGACGCGTTTCAGGAAGCTTCGCTCAGGGCGCTGAAAGCATGGCGGCAGGATCAAGTGCCGAACGATCCGGCGGCCTGGTTGATCATTGCCGGCCGGAATGCCGGAATTGATGCCATTCGCAGGAAAAGCCGCGAGAAGCTGTCGGCGCCGGAGGATCTTGAACCGGCGTTCGACGGCACCCATCCGGAGCGCGAACTGACGGTTTCTCTGGATCAGGCGGTCTACCGGGACGACGTCCTGCGGCTGCTGTTTACCTGCTGCCATCCGGTCTTGCGCCGCGACCAGCAGATCGCGCTCGCGCTTAAGGTCGTCGCCGGCCTCTCGGTCGACGAAATCGCCCGGGCCTTTCTGGTGCAGCCGAAGACCATGGAGCAACGCATCACCCGCGCCAAGAAGCGGCTCCAGGCGGCCCGGCTCACCTATGAAGAGCCGGACGCCGCGGCCCGGGCCGGGCGCATTTCGGCTGTGGCGAACGCGATCTATCTTGTCTTCAACGAAGGCTATTCCGCCGCACAGGGACCGAAGCTGATCCGGGCGACGCTCTGCGAGGAAGCAATCCGCCTCGCGCGCCTCGCCGTGCGCCTTTTCCCGGAGGAGCCGGAGCTGCGCGGGCTTCTGGCGCTCTGCCTTATCCAGCATTCCCGGCACCGCGCGCGGCTGACCGCGGACGGAGAGGCGGTTACGCTGGAACAGCAGGACCGGTCTCTGTGGGACCGCACGCTGATTGCCGAAGGCAATATCCTGCTGGAAGCCGCCCTGCGTTCGGCGCGGCCCGGTCCGCTGCAGATCGAGGCGGCGATTGCCGCGACCCATACGCAGGCCCCTTCCTTCGAAGCGACGGACTGGAACGAGATCGAACGGCTCTACCGGGCGCTGGAACTGATCCGACCCTCCCCCGTCGTCGCCCTCAACCGGGTCGTGGTTCTCGCGCGGCTGCACGGCCCCGCCCCTGCCCTCGCCCGCCTCGACGCGATCGCCGCGCCGCTCGAACGCTATGCCAATTTCCATGCGGTCAAGGGATCGTTCCTGGCCGATCTGGGCAGGATGGAGGAAGCACGGCGCGCCTTTGAGCTGGCCTTCGATCTTGCCGGAACCGAGGCCGAACGCGAACACGTCAGGGCGAAGTTGAAGGAACTGTCCTGACCGGCTGCCCTTTCCATGCGGGTCGCCGAAAAATTTCCGATCGCCTGTCGGTTTGATGCGGGCCCGCCCGTCCTCTGGATACCTGGACCTTCCAGGCAGCATTTCACAAAGAGGATCGAACATATGAGCAATCCGTCAGAAACCCATGGCGCCTTCAGCTGGATGGAACTGCATTGCAACGATGCGGGCAAGGCAAAGTCATTTTACACAAGTCTTCTCGGCTGGGGCAGCGAGACCGTCGATGTCGGCGTCGGCCCCTACACCATGGTCACCAACGGCGGAGAAAAGATCGGCGGCTTGCCGGACATGCCGGCGGACACGCCCCGCTGGCTGCCCTATGTCACGGTCGACGATGTCGACGCCCGTGTCGAAAAGGCGCGGTCCCTCGGTGCGACCGTCACCAGCGAACCGATGGACGTTCCGCAGGTCGGCCGCTTCGCCATCCTCAACGATCCTGTCGGCGGCGTGATCGCCCTGATCACCTATGAAGCGCCTTCTGCCTAGATCAGTCTGATTGCAGTGTCCGGCCGGTCCCGAACCGGTCGGCCCTTCCGGAGAGTTCAAGATGGAACTGGTGTCTTCAATTCCGGTGACCGTTATCTTCATTGCGGTGTTTGCGCTGCTGCAGATCCCGATCACCGTTGCCGTCGGCCTGCGCCGGGTGAAAACCGGCATTCATTTCCTCGACGGCGGCGATCAGATCCTGTTGCAGCGCATGCGCGCGCACAGCAATTTCACCGAAACGGTGCCGATGACGCTGCTTGCCATGGCCGCCGCCGAGACTGCAGGCGCCCCGCCTCTGCTCCTTTGGACAGGCGGCAGCGTGCTGCTTGCCGGCCGCCTCCTGCACTACGGCACGCTCGTCACCTCGCCATTCGGCAACGG is a window of Roseibium salinum DNA encoding:
- a CDS encoding aspartate aminotransferase family protein translates to MTAHSNIYPTKALQDLDAAHHWHPFSDMKSLNKEGSRVIIRADGVWLTDSEGNRILDGMAGLWCVQVGHGRKEIADAVYRQMNELAYYNTFFKTTHPPVIALSEKLAKLAPDHINTVFYCSSGSEANDTVFRMVRTYWDKMGKPDKKVIIGRWNGYHGSTLAGTSLGGMKGMHAQGDLPVPGVHHIDQPYWFGEGHEMSPDEFGVHAARKLEQAIDEIGEDKIAAFIAEPIQGAGGVIIPPETYWPEIRRILKERDILFVSDEVICGFGRLGEWFGSTHYGMEADLMPIAKGLTSGYLPMGGVMVSDRVAEGLMLAGEEFYHGYTYSGHPACAAAALANLEIIEREGLVERVKSDIGPYLKERWLKLGDHPLVGEARMTGLVGALELVPDKKNPHKPFREVGAAGVICRDTSFGNGMVMRAVRDSMIISPPLVLTHEEADFLVATVEKTLDDTYRTLMRDGWLG
- a CDS encoding YciI family protein, which codes for MLFSVLIYANEDFIDALSSEEREALLKKHRTFHEHTKANRNFAAASKLMSTGTSVTISRESGDYVVTDGPFTETKEQFLGFYLIDCATLEEAIEAVKLLPLDHGRIEVRPVDFFEGSDFRNGERLVINAS
- a CDS encoding RNA polymerase sigma factor: MANAWLSTHLRAARPRVLAALNRAFGDLDLAEDAFQEASLRALKAWRQDQVPNDPAAWLIIAGRNAGIDAIRRKSREKLSAPEDLEPAFDGTHPERELTVSLDQAVYRDDVLRLLFTCCHPVLRRDQQIALALKVVAGLSVDEIARAFLVQPKTMEQRITRAKKRLQAARLTYEEPDAAARAGRISAVANAIYLVFNEGYSAAQGPKLIRATLCEEAIRLARLAVRLFPEEPELRGLLALCLIQHSRHRARLTADGEAVTLEQQDRSLWDRTLIAEGNILLEAALRSARPGPLQIEAAIAATHTQAPSFEATDWNEIERLYRALELIRPSPVVALNRVVVLARLHGPAPALARLDAIAAPLERYANFHAVKGSFLADLGRMEEARRAFELAFDLAGTEAEREHVRAKLKELS
- a CDS encoding VOC family protein; protein product: MSNPSETHGAFSWMELHCNDAGKAKSFYTSLLGWGSETVDVGVGPYTMVTNGGEKIGGLPDMPADTPRWLPYVTVDDVDARVEKARSLGATVTSEPMDVPQVGRFAILNDPVGGVIALITYEAPSA
- a CDS encoding MAPEG family protein; the protein is MELVSSIPVTVIFIAVFALLQIPITVAVGLRRVKTGIHFLDGGDQILLQRMRAHSNFTETVPMTLLAMAAAETAGAPPLLLWTGGSVLLAGRLLHYGTLVTSPFGNGRAVGMILTLTPLFVFPAYVLLAVAGLTL